The Blastocatellia bacterium genome has a window encoding:
- the pgeF gene encoding peptidoglycan editing factor PgeF translates to MNLTDAFQLRRHDGIAFLVCRPLEQAGYTHAFSTRQQGVSPLPTNALNLGFCPADAPSRVQHNRQRFLAAIGATEMKLVTLKQIHSADVILAGRDERGDVLRAGDALIARQPALLLGVQTADCVPILIADVKRRAIAAVHAGWRGTYARIVEKTLAQMHCEFGTEAADCLAAIGPAAGVCCYEVGQDVTELYSRTFAWADAIIHNHQPTGKAHLDIPAANRQQLIHAGVPPSNIFTVNLCTMCHNDLFFSHRRESAHGVGRMLSVIGYK, encoded by the coding sequence ATGAACCTGACTGACGCTTTCCAATTGCGCCGACACGATGGCATTGCGTTCCTCGTTTGCCGACCACTGGAACAGGCTGGGTATACCCACGCGTTCAGCACGCGGCAACAGGGCGTGAGCCCACTGCCAACCAACGCGCTGAACTTAGGATTTTGCCCAGCCGATGCGCCCAGTCGCGTGCAGCATAATCGTCAACGATTCCTTGCAGCCATCGGCGCAACAGAGATGAAGCTTGTGACGCTCAAACAAATCCACTCGGCTGACGTGATCCTTGCTGGCCGCGATGAGCGCGGCGATGTGTTGCGCGCCGGTGACGCCCTCATCGCCAGGCAGCCGGCCCTGCTGCTCGGTGTGCAAACAGCCGATTGCGTGCCGATCTTAATCGCCGATGTGAAACGACGCGCCATCGCGGCTGTTCATGCCGGCTGGCGCGGCACATACGCGCGGATCGTGGAGAAAACGCTCGCCCAAATGCATTGCGAATTCGGCACGGAGGCGGCAGACTGCCTGGCAGCGATTGGGCCGGCTGCTGGCGTCTGTTGTTACGAAGTCGGGCAAGACGTCACTGAGCTATACAGTCGCACGTTCGCCTGGGCCGACGCCATCATCCATAATCATCAACCCACTGGCAAGGCGCATCTGGACATACCAGCGGCCAATCGGCAACAACTGATCCACGCTGGCGTTCCTCCGTCCAATATCTTCACCGTGAACCTTTGCACAATGTGCCACAATGATCTGTTTTTCTCGCACCGGCGAGAATCGGCTCACGGCGTTGGACGCATGTTGTCGGTGATCGGCTATAAGTGA